A window from Gorilla gorilla gorilla isolate KB3781 chromosome 21, NHGRI_mGorGor1-v2.1_pri, whole genome shotgun sequence encodes these proteins:
- the TTI1 gene encoding TELO2-interacting protein 1 homolog: MAVFDTPEEAFGVLRPVCVQLTKTQTVENVEHLQTRLQAVSDSALQELQQYILFPLRFTLKTPGPKRERLIQSVVECLTFVLSSTCVKEQELLQELFSELSACLYSPSSQKPAAVSEELKLAVIQGLSTLMHSAYGDIILTFYEPSILPRLGFAVSLLLGLAEQEKSKQIKIAALKCLQVLLLQCDCQDHPRSLDELEQKQLGDLFASFLPGISTALTRLITGDFKQGHSIVVSSLKIFYKTVSFIMADEQLKRISKVQAKPAVEHRVAELMVYREADWVKKTGDKLTILIKKIIECVSVHPHWKVRLELVELVEDLLLKCSQSLVECAGPLLKALVGLVNDESPEVQAQCNKVLRHFADQKVVVGNKALADILSESLHSLATSLPRLMNSQDDQGKFSTLSLLLGYLKLLGPKINFVLNSVAHLQRLSKALIQVLELDVADIKIVEERRWNSDDLNASPKTSATQPWNHIQRRYFRFFTDERIFMLLRQVCQLLGYYGNLYLLVDHFMELYHQSVVYRKQAAMVLNELVTGAAGLEVEDLHEKHIKTNPEELREIVTSILEEYTSQENWYLVTCLETEEMGEELMMEHPGLQAITSGEHTCQVTSFLAFSKPSPTICSMNSNIWQICIQLEGIGQFAYALGKDFCLLLMSALYPVLEKAGDQTLLISQVATSTMMDICRACGYDSLQHLINQNSDYLVNGISLNLRHLALHPHTPKVLEVMLRNSDANLLPLVADVVQDVLATLDQFYDKRAASFVSVLHALMAALAQWFPDTGNLGHLQEQSLGEEGSHLNQRPATLEKSTTTAEDIEQFLLNYLKEKDVADGNVSDFDNEEEEQSVPPKVDENDTRPDVEPPLPLQIQIAMDVMERCIHLLSDKNLQVRLKVLDVLDLCVVVLQSHKNQLLPLAHRAWPSLVHRLTRDAPLAVLRAFKVLRTLGSKCGDFLRSRFCKDVLPKLAGSLVTQAPISARAGPVYLHTLAFKLQLAVLQGLGPLCERLDLGEGDLNKVADACLIYLSAKQPVKLQEAARSVFLHLMKVDPDSTWFLLNELYCPVQFTPPHPSLHPVQLHGASGQQNPYTTNVLQLLKELQ; the protein is encoded by the exons ATGGCAGTTTTTGATACTCCTGAGGAGGCCTTTGGTGTCTTACGTCCAGTCTGTGTTCAGCTCACAAAGACCCAGACAGTGGAGAATGTGGAGCATCTGCAGACACGACTACAAGCTGTGAGTGACAGTGCCCTTCAGGAACTTCAGCAGTACATCCTCTTCCCTCTGCGATTTACCCTGAAGACCCCAGGTCCCAAAAGAGAGCGTTTGATCCAGAGTGTGGTGGAATGCCTCACATTTGTCCTTTCTTCAACATGTGTGAAAGAACAGGAGCTTCTCCAGGAACTCTTTTCAGAACTCTCTGCTTGTCTGTATTCACCCAGCTCCCAAAAACCTGCGGCTGTGTCCGAGGAGTTGAAATTGGCTGTGATCCAGGGACTTAGCACATTAATGCACTCAGCTTATGGGGACATCATTCTGACTTTTTATGAGCCCTCCATTCTGCCACGTTTAGGATTTGCTGTATCTTTACTGTTAGGCCTTGCAGAACAGGAGaaatcaaaacaaattaaaattgctGCCTTAAAATGTTTACAGGTTCTACTCTTGCAGTGTGATTGTCAGGACCATCCAAGATCATTGGATGAACTTGAACAAAAGCAGCTGGGGGATTTGTTTGCCTCTTTTTTACCTGGAATCTCAACTGCACTGACCAGGCTTATCACAGGAGACTTTAAACAAGGTCACAGCATTGTCGTATCTTCCCTAAAGATCTTTTACAAGACAGTGAGCTTCATTATGGCTGATGAACAGCTCAAAAGAATCTCAAAGGTCCAAGCAAAACCTGCAGTTGAGCACAGAGTAGCGGAGCTGATGGTTTACAGGGAAGCAGATTGGGTAAAAAAGACTGGCGACAAGTTGACTATccttattaaaaagataattgagTGTGTTTCTGTTCACCCACACTGGAAGGTGAGACTGGAACTGGTAGAACTTGTGGAGGACCTTCTTTTGAAGTGCAGTCAATCATTGGTCGAATGTGCTGGTCCCCTTCTGAAGGCCTTAGTGGGACTAGTAAATGATGAGAGTCCTGAGGTCCAAGCCCAGTGCAATAAAGTTCTGAGACATTTTGCAGATCAAAAAGTAGTGGTGGGCAACAAAGCCCTCGCTGACATCTTGTCAGAAAGCCTGCATTCCCTTGCCACATCTCTTCCTCGCCTAATGAACTCCCAAGATGACCAGGGCAAATTCTCTACTCTTTCCTTGTTACTTGGTTATCTGAAACTCTTGGGCCCAAAAATAAACTTTGTCCTCAACTCTGTGGCCCATCTCCAGCGGCTTTCCAAAGCACTCATCCAAGTTCTAGAGCTAGACGTGGCTGACATCAAGATTGTTGAGGAGCGGCGTTGGAACTCTGATGATCTGAATGCTTCTCCAAAGACCTCAGCCACACAACCTTGGAACCACATCCAGAGGAGATATTTCCGCTTCTTCACTGATGAGAGAATCTTCATGCTCTTGAGGCAGGTTTGTCAGCTACTTGGTTATTATGGGAATCTTTATTTGCTTGTGGATCACTTTATGGAACTTTACCATCAATCTGTGGTTTACCGGAAGCAAGCTGCCATGGTCCTTAATGAACTGGTTACAGGGGCTGCTGGGCTGGAGGTCGAGGATCTTCACgaaaaacatattaaaacaaaCCCAGAGGAACTGAGAGAGATTGTGACATCTATACTTGAAGAATACACAAGTCAAGAAAATTGGTATTTGGTTACCTGTCTTGAAACTGAGGAAATGGGAGAGGAGCTGATGATGGAGCACCCAGGCCTCCAAGCCATCACGTCTGGTGAACACACCTGCCAAGTTACATCTTTTCTAGCCTTCTCAAAGCCAAGTCCCACTATTTGCTCCATGAACAGTAACATCTGGCAAATATGCATTCAGTTGGAAGGAATTGGCCAGTTTGCATATGCACTAGGAAAAGACTTCTGTTTGCTCTTGATGTCAGCCCTTTATCCAGTACTGGAGAAGGCTGGAGACCAAACCCTACTCATTAGTCAGGTGGCTACCAGCACCATGATGGACATTTGCCGTGCTTGTGGCTACGACTCCCTGCAGCACCTGATCAATCAAAATTCAGACTATTTAGTGAATGGGATCTCTTTAAATCTGCGTCATCTGGCTCTGCATCCTCATACCCCAAAGGTCCTGGAAGTCATGCTGCGGAACTCAGATGCTAACCTGCTTCCTTTGGTGGCAGATGTGGTTCAAGATGTCTTGGCCACCCTGGACCAATTTTACGATAAGAGAGCTGCTTCCTTTGTCAGTGTTCTGCATGCTCTGATGGCAGCATTAG CCCAGTGGTTCCCAGACACAGGTAATCTTGGGCACCTCCAAGAGCAAAGTTTAGGAGAAGAGGGAAGTCATTTGAACCAAAGACCAGCAACTCTTGAGAAGAGCACCACCACAGCTGAAGACATCGAACAGTTTTTGCTGAACTACCTCAAAGAGAAGGATGTGGCAGATGGAAATGTCTCGGATTTTGATAATGAAGAAG AGGAACAGTCAGTCCCTCCCAAAGTGGACGAGAATGACACCCGTCCAGATGTGGAGCCACCACTGCCATTGCAGATCCAAATAGCCATGGACGTGATGGAACGCTGCATCCACTTGTTGTCAGATAAAAATCTGCAAGTCCGCCTGAAG GTCTTGGATGTGCTGGATCTGTGTGTGGTTGTTCTTCAGTCCCACAAAAACCAGCTGCTTCCCTTGGCTCATCGGGCCTGGCCCTCGCTCGTGCACCGACTCACACGGGACGCCCCCCTGGCAGTGCTTAGAGCCTTCAAG GTTTTACGTACCCTGGGAAGCAAGTGTGGTGACTTTCTTCGCAGCCGGTTCTGCAAAGATGTCCTGCCAAAGCTGGCTGGCTCTCTAGTCACCCAGGCCCCCATCAGTGCCAGGGCTGGACCAGTTTACTTGCACACGCTGGCCTTCAAGTTGCAGCTGGCTGTCTTACAGGGCCTGGGCCCCCTCTGTGAGAGACTGGACCTAG gTGAGGGTGACCTGAATAAAGTGGCTGATGCCTGCTTGATTTACCTCAGTGCCAAACAGCCCGTGAAATTACAAGAGGCTGCCAGGAG